CCGCCCACGACGGCCACGCCCAACGGACGCCGCGACTCGGCTCCCGCTCCGACGCCGAGCGCGATCGGCAAGGCCCCGAACAGCGCCGCCATCGTGGTCATCATGATCGGGCGGAAACGGATCACGCAGCCTTCGTAGATCGCGTCGAGCGGCGCCTTGCCCTCCGTCCGCTGTGCCTGCAGCGCGAAGTCGATCTGCATGATCGCGTTCTTCTTCACGATGCCGATCAGCATGATCAACCCGACGAAGGCGTAGATGTTCAACTCCATCCGGAAGACCATCAGCACCAGCAACGCGCCGAAGACGGCGGATGGCAGGCCGGAAAGAATGGTGAGCGGGTGCACGAAACTTTCGTAGAGGATCCCGAGCACGATGTAGATGACCACGATCGCCAGCACCAACAGGATCCACAGACCGGAGAGCGACGACTCGAAGGCCTGCGCCGTGCCCTGAAACCCAGTCGTGATGGTGCCGGGCAGGTCCGTGCGTGCCAGGGCGTTGATCTTGCCCACTGCCTCACTCAATGACACCCCCGGCCGCAGGTTGAAGGAGATCGTCACCGCCGGCAGTTGCCCGGCATGGTTCACCGTCATGGGCCCGAGCCCCTCCGTGAACCGCGCCACCGCATCGAGCTGCACGAGCTGACCGTTCGACGCAGTCACGTACAGCATCGACAGCACCGCCGGATCGAGCTGGTACTGATCCCCCAACTCGAGGATCACCTTGTACTGGTTGTTGGGCGCGTAGATCGTCGAAATCCAGCGGTCGCCGTAGGCGTCGTACAGCGCATTCTCGATCTGCTCCGCCGTCACGCCGAGGCTGGAGGCTTTGTCGCGGTCGATGAGAACGTTCACCTGCGGGTTCTTGATCTGCAAGTCGCTGGTGACGTCCTGCAGCTCCGACAGCTGGCGCAGACGCCCTTCGAACCGTTGTGAGGAGTCGTACAACTCCTGCGTGTTCGGACTCTGCAACGTGAACTGGTACATGCTCTTCGTCAGTTGGCCGCCGATGCGAATCGTCGGCATCGGTTGCAGGAACGAGCGCAGCCCGGGGATCACGGTAAGCTCGCGGCGCAACTCCTGCACCATCTCACCGATGCTCGGCCGCTGAGACCGTGGCACGGTATGAATGAAGAAGCGGCCCTGGTTCGGCGTGCTGCCGGCGGAGGCGTTCGACCCCACCACGGTCGTGAACAAGGTGTCCACCCGGGGATCGCTGCGGAGGATCTCGGCCACCGCATGCTGGAGGTGCTTCATTTCTTCGAACGACGCGCCCTGCACCGCTTCCGTGATGCCGAAGATGGCGCTCTGGTCCTCATCTGGAATGAAGCCCTTCGGCACTTGCACGAACAAATAGCCGGTCGCCACCAGGATCAGGAGAGAGGCGAGCATCGTGCTCAAGCGATGGTGCAGCACCCACTGCAAGCTGCGCTCATACAGGCGCAGCAGTGCGTCGAAGAACCGCTCGCTGGCGACGTAGAGACGGCCGTGCCGCTGTTCGGATGGTGGGCGCAGAAAGCGGCTGCACAGCATCGGCGTCAGGCTCAGCGAGACGAAACCGGAGATCAGAATGGCCACGCAAATGGTGACGGCGAACTCATGGAACAGGCGCCCGAGAATGCCCGGCATGAACAGCACGGGAATGAACACGGCCGCGAGCGACAAGGTCATCGAGAGGATCGTGAAGCTGATCTCGCGCGAGCCATTGAGCGCCGCCTCCATGGGCGACTCGCCCATTTCCATATGGCGGACGATGTTCTCCAGCATCACGATGGCGTCATCGACGACGAACCCGATCGACAGCACCAGCGCCATCATCGACAGGTTGTCGAGGCTGTAGCCGAGTTGCGACATCGCGGCGAACGTGCCGACGATCGACAGCGGCAGCGCCAGGCTCGGGATGAGGGTCACCGAGACGTTGCGCAGGAACAGGAAGATCACCAGAATCACCAGCGCCAGTGCCAGCACCATGGTGAGCTTCACGTCGTCGATCGAATTGCGGATCGTCTGCGAGCGGTCGAAGAGCAGGTGCAGTTTCACCGACGGCGGCATCCAGCGCTCGAAGGTCGGCAGCAAGTCTTTGACCGCCTGCGCGACCGCTACCGTGTTCGTACCCGGCTGGCGCTGCACCGCCAACACCAACGAGCGCTCCAGCGTCTGGCTGTCGCCGTACCACGACGCGGTCTTATCGTCCTCGACGCTGTCGATCACCTGTCCCAACTGGTCCAGGCGCACGGGCGCACCGTTGCGATAGGTTACGATGACCGGCCGGTACATGGCGGCATCGGTGAGCTGGCCGGTGGCCTGCACCGTCAGCGCGCGCCGCTCGCCGTACAGCGTCCCGGTCGGGATGTTCACGTTGGCGGAACGCACCGCCTGCTCCACCTGATCGATGCCGATGCCGCGGCTGGCGAGGGCGTGCGGATCCACCTGTACGCGCACGGCGTACTTCTGTGAACCGAACACCTGCACCTGCGCCACGCCGCTGACCATCGAGATGCGCTGCGCCATCAGCGTCTCGCCGTACTCGTCGATGGTCCACAACGGCAACGTCGCCGAGGTCAGCCCGAGGAACATGATCGGCTGATCCGCCGGGTTCACCTTGCGATACGTCGGCGGGCTCGGCATACCGGGCGGCAACAGCGGGGCTGCCTGCGTGATCATCGCCTGCACGTCCTGCGCGGCCGCATCGATGTTGCGGCTCAGATCGAACTGCAAGATCACTTGCGTGGCGCCGAGCGAGCTCATCGAGTTCATCGAGGCCAAGCCGGCGATGGTCGAGAACTGGCGCTCCAGCGGCGTCGCGACCGCGGACGCCATGGTATCGGGGTTGGCGCCCGGCAAGCTCGCAGTCACCAGGAGGGTGGGGAAATCGACGTTGGGCAGATCACTCACGGGCAGGACGCGGTAGGCGGCGATGCCAAAGATGACGATGGCGAGCATGATCAGCGTGGTCGCCACCGGACGCCGAATGAAGGGCTGCGCCAGGTTCATGTCTTACCGCGATTTTGCGCTGCCGGGCTGCTGCCCGTTGCTGTCGATTCCGCCCTTGATCTCCACTTTGCTGCCGGCGGCGAGGCGGATCTGTCCGCGGATGACGACGTTCTCGCCGGACTGCAAGCCCTTGTTGACCACCACGTCGTCATTCATGGAAATTCCGGTGACCACCGGACGAACCTGCACCATCGAATCCTGGCCGACGACGAAGACGTATTGCCCTTCCTGCCCGGTCTGGATGGCCGCGTTCGGCACCAGCAGGGCGTTCGGTTCCGTTCGCAGCGTCAAGGCTACCGTCACGAACTGCCCCGGCCACAACATCTCGTCCGCGTTGGGAAAGGTGCCCTTCAACAAGACGGTGCCGGTCTTGGTGTCCACCGCGTTGTCAATGAAGCTGAGCTCGCCGGTACTCGGGTGGGATCCGTCCGCACCGAGAAACGCCTGCACCGTCAGCTGGCGTGCCGCTGCGCTGCTGCGGATCTCCGGGAGCTGCTGCTCGGGAACGGCGAAGGCGACGTATACCGGCCGAATCCGATTGATGGTGGCCAGCGTCGTATCGAGATTCTTGACCATGTTGCCCACGTGCAGCAGGAACTGGCCGATGCGCCCCGTGATCGGCGCGTGGATATAGCAGTACTGGAGGAGGAGTTTGGTGTTCTCCACGGCCGCCTGATTCGCCTTGGCCGCGGCTCCGAGCGATTCCGCCTGCGTGCGCACCTGGTCGTATTGATCCTTGGAGACGAAATTATTCGCCAGGAGACGCTGGTAGCGTTCGGCCTGCACCTGCGCGTTGGTCGCCTCCGCCCGGTCCTTCGCCAGATTCGCCTCGGCTTGCTGGAGTGTTGCTTGAAACGGGCGCGGATCGATGACGAAGAGCAGATCGCCTTCATGGACTTCCTGGCCTTCCTGGAAGTTGATCTGCGCCAGCTGGCCGTCGACGTGCGATTTCAGGGTCACCGTCGAGTACGCGTCCACGTTGCCGATGGCGTGCAACTGCACCGGCACGTCTTTCTGCACGACCGC
The Candidatus Binatia bacterium DNA segment above includes these coding regions:
- a CDS encoding efflux RND transporter permease subunit, translating into MNLAQPFIRRPVATTLIMLAIVIFGIAAYRVLPVSDLPNVDFPTLLVTASLPGANPDTMASAVATPLERQFSTIAGLASMNSMSSLGATQVILQFDLSRNIDAAAQDVQAMITQAAPLLPPGMPSPPTYRKVNPADQPIMFLGLTSATLPLWTIDEYGETLMAQRISMVSGVAQVQVFGSQKYAVRVQVDPHALASRGIGIDQVEQAVRSANVNIPTGTLYGERRALTVQATGQLTDAAMYRPVIVTYRNGAPVRLDQLGQVIDSVEDDKTASWYGDSQTLERSLVLAVQRQPGTNTVAVAQAVKDLLPTFERWMPPSVKLHLLFDRSQTIRNSIDDVKLTMVLALALVILVIFLFLRNVSVTLIPSLALPLSIVGTFAAMSQLGYSLDNLSMMALVLSIGFVVDDAIVMLENIVRHMEMGESPMEAALNGSREISFTILSMTLSLAAVFIPVLFMPGILGRLFHEFAVTICVAILISGFVSLSLTPMLCSRFLRPPSEQRHGRLYVASERFFDALLRLYERSLQWVLHHRLSTMLASLLILVATGYLFVQVPKGFIPDEDQSAIFGITEAVQGASFEEMKHLQHAVAEILRSDPRVDTLFTTVVGSNASAGSTPNQGRFFIHTVPRSQRPSIGEMVQELRRELTVIPGLRSFLQPMPTIRIGGQLTKSMYQFTLQSPNTQELYDSSQRFEGRLRQLSELQDVTSDLQIKNPQVNVLIDRDKASSLGVTAEQIENALYDAYGDRWISTIYAPNNQYKVILELGDQYQLDPAVLSMLYVTASNGQLVQLDAVARFTEGLGPMTVNHAGQLPAVTISFNLRPGVSLSEAVGKINALARTDLPGTITTGFQGTAQAFESSLSGLWILLVLAIVVIYIVLGILYESFVHPLTILSGLPSAVFGALLVLMVFRMELNIYAFVGLIMLIGIVKKNAIMQIDFALQAQRTEGKAPLDAIYEGCVIRFRPIMMTTMAALFGALPIALGVGAGAESRRPLGVAVVGG
- a CDS encoding efflux RND transporter periplasmic adaptor subunit gives rise to the protein MLSRVEDRTVNRRAGARLARCPWLLMLSVALCSAVAMTGCRSTPPASAPEAVPVNVAAVVQKDVPVQLHAIGNVDAYSTVTLKSHVDGQLAQINFQEGQEVHEGDLLFVIDPRPFQATLQQAEANLAKDRAEATNAQVQAERYQRLLANNFVSKDQYDQVRTQAESLGAAAKANQAAVENTKLLLQYCYIHAPITGRIGQFLLHVGNMVKNLDTTLATINRIRPVYVAFAVPEQQLPEIRSSAAARQLTVQAFLGADGSHPSTGELSFIDNAVDTKTGTVLLKGTFPNADEMLWPGQFVTVALTLRTEPNALLVPNAAIQTGQEGQYVFVVGQDSMVQVRPVVTGISMNDDVVVNKGLQSGENVVIRGQIRLAAGSKVEIKGGIDSNGQQPGSAKSR